One part of the Solea solea chromosome 16, fSolSol10.1, whole genome shotgun sequence genome encodes these proteins:
- the limd2 gene encoding LIM domain-containing protein 2, translating to MDTRSPAEEKPVQRSKSFSFKTQKEVCTSCEKTVYPMERLVANNQIFHSTCFCCKHCNAKLSLVSFAALQGEFYCKPHFQQLFKSKGNYDEGFGRKQHKEQWTPKDPDNITKTA from the exons ATG GACACCAGAAGCCCTGCTGAAGAGAAACCTGTCCAGCGATCAAAG TCCTTCAGCTTTAAGACTCAGAAGGAAGTCTGCACATCATGTGAGAAGACGGTGTATCCCATGGAGAGATTAGTTGCCAACAACCAGATCTTCCATTCAACATGTTTCTGTTGCAAGCACTGCAACGCCAAACTCAG TCTTGTCTCCTTTGCAGCTCTTCAAGGTGAATTTTACTGCAAACCCCACTTCCAGCAGCTGTTCAAAAGCAAAGGCAACTATGACGAGGGCTTTGGACGCAAACAACACAAAGAGCAGTGGACCCCCAAGGATCCAGACAACATAACAAAGACGGCGTAA
- the map3k3 gene encoding mitogen-activated protein kinase kinase kinase 3, protein MNERQALHSIMKDLVALQMTRRQPVLSYDNSKPKTPAQTKRQDDVRIKFEFSGERRILVFGRPVQFEEIQQKVKTVFGQHLDLHYMNNELSISLRGQDDLDKAIDLLDRSSNMKSIRILLLTQEHGNASSPSHHVVCKQVRIKSSQSTGDMSTVYQSTEPRGRHLSTGSQNTGRSSPPPGYVPERQQRIARQGSYTSINSEGEFIPETTDQCVLDPWSSAENSVSGSCQSLDSNTDSPSLRRSRMHRAKSYTDNRQEGSDRENNVYDRVAGKGGTYPRRYHVSLHHKDHSEGRRTFPRIRRPQGNLFTLVPSRRSLNGSEESVGSWQLVDTQGRLRPQDRSVAHKSPSAPVTWRRGKLLGQGAFGRVYLCYDVDTGRELAAKQVQFDPESPETSKEVSALECEIQLLKNLHHERIVQYYGCLRDHNEKTLTIFMEYMPGGSVKDQLKAYGALTENVTRKYTRQILDGMSYLHSNMIVHRDIKGANILRDSVGNVKLGDFGASKRLQTICMSGTGIRSVTGTPYWMSPEVISGEGYGRKADVWSLGCTVVEMLTEKPPWAEYEAMAAIFKIATQPTNPLLPSHTSDQARDFIRCIFVEAKHRPSAEELLRHPFSQIL, encoded by the exons ATGA ACGAGAGGCAGGCTCTCCACTCGATAATGAAGGACCTGGTTGCCCTCCAGATGACGCGGCGCCAGCCTGTGTTGTCTTATGACAACAGCAAACCCAAGACACCGGCTCAGACCAAGAGACAG GATGATGTCAGGATAAAGTTTGAGTTCTCAGGAGAACGAAG GATCCTGGTGTTTGGACGGCCGGTGCAGTTTGAGGAAATCCAGCAGAAAGTTAAGACTGTGTTTGGGCAGCACTTGGACCTGCATTATATGAATAATGAG TTGTCCATCTCTCTGCGAGGTCAGGACGACCTGGACAAGGCGATCGACCTGCTGGACCGGAGCTCTAACATGAAGAGCATTAGGATCCTGCTGCTCACCCAGGAGCATGGCAAT GCGTCCTCCCCCTCACATCATGTGGTGTGTAAACAGGTGAGGATTAAGTCCTCACAGTCTACTGGAGACATGAGCACGGTGTACCAATCCACTGAACCCAGAGGGCGCCACCTATCAACGG GTTCTCAGAACACGGGGCGTAGCTCACCACCACCTGGCTATGTGCCCGAGCGCCAGCAGAGGATCGCCCGCCAAGGTTCATACACCAGCATAAACAGTGAGGGAGAGTTCATCCCTGAGACCACCGATCAGTGT GTGCTGGATCCATGGAGCAGTGCAGAGAACTCTGTGTCTGGTAGCTGTCAGTCTCTGGACAGCAACACAGACAG CCCCTCACTGAGGAGGTCTCGCATGCACAGAGCCAAAAGTTACACCGATAATCGTCAGGAGGGCTCCG ACAGGGAGAATAATGTGTATGACAGGGTAGCTGGAAAGGGAGGCACCTATCCTCGTAGGTACCATGTCTCCCTCCATCATAAGGACCACAGTGAAG GTCGTCGAACATTTCCACGCATCCGTCGCCCCCAGGGAAACCTTTTCACTCTTGTGCCTTCACGCCGGTCACTCAATGGCAGTGAGGAGAGTGTGGGCAGCTGGCAGCTCGTGGATACTCAGGGCAGACTCCGTCCTCAGGATCGCTCTGTTGCccataagt cacCCAGTGCTCCAGTGACATGGCGGCGTGGTAAACTCCTGGGTCAGGGGGCGTTTGGACGGGTTTACCTGTGTTACGATGTGGATACTGGGAGAGAGTTGGCTGCTAAGCAGGTCCAGTTTGATCCTGAAAGTCCAGAGACCAGCAAG GAAGTCAGTGCTTTGGAGTGTGAAATCCAGTTGCTAAAAAATCTGCATCACGAGCGCATCGTTCAGTACTATGGCTGCCTGAGGGATCACAATGAGAAGACGCTCACTATTTTCATGGAGTATATGCCTGGG gGTTCAGTCAAAGACCAGCTGAAGGCCTATGGGGCCCTGACTGAAAACGTGACCCGGAAGTACACAAGACAGATCCTGGATGGCATGTCCTATTTACACAGCAACATGATCGTACACAGAGACATCAAAG GTGCCAACATCCTACGGGATTCAGTGGGCAACGTGAAGCTTGGAGATTTCGGTGCCAGTAAGAGGCTTCAGACCATCTGCATGTCTGGCACTGGCATCCGCTCAGTGACCGGCACCCCCTACTGGATGAGCCCAGAGGTGATCAGTGGAGAAGGCTACGGCAGGAAAGCTGATGTCTG GAGCCTTGGTTGCACAGTGGTGGAGATGTTGACAGAAAAACCCCCATGGGCTGAATATGAGGCCATGGCAGCCATTTTCAAGATCGCCACCCAGCCCACCAACCCTCTGCTCCCCTCGCACACCTCCGACCAGGCACGGGACTTTATCCGCTGCATCTTTGTGGAGGCCAAACACAGGCCGAGTGCCGAGGAGCTGCTCAGACATCCCTTCTCCCAGATCCTGTGA